AGGTACTAGGGAGTCAGGACTTGTCATCTGTCTCCAGAAGCCACCTGGGACAAAGAAGGGGTTGGACCAGTTGCTCCCACCCAGAACTGGACACGTGCTTATGTGTGTGACAGGGATTCCAGCTGCACCAGTGGATGGGGGCCAGGAAGTAGTGGAGCATCACCCCTACCACAGGGGTGCCGCTGAGGTGTGAGggctgggtgggaggtggggcagcATGACCCTGAGAACCCAGGGGTCTGGGTTACAGGTGAGACGAGGGTAGGCCCAAGGACCAGCCCAGGCCCCTCTGAAGTAGTGGGGTGCTCCTGGGCCCATGCACCTGAGGCCCTAACCTCATCATTCAGAAGTGTCCCTCAGCACAGGTGCTTCATGATGACTGAAGCTGAAGTCACAGTAGAACCTGAGGCTGGGGatggtgctgggggtggggggcactgctGGGGGAAGGATGGCCTGGGGGGGCGGACAGCGCTGGGAGGGGATGGTGTTGAGGGGGcactgctgggggggggggacatcGCTGGGAGGGGATACTGGCAGGGGGAACAGCTGGAAAGGGACAGCGCTGTGGGGGACACTGCTGGGGGTGTTGGCACTGTGGGGGGTGCGACACTGTTAGGGGGCACTGCTGGGGGACAGCTGGGAGGGAAATCACCAGCCACTGTCAACACATTTCCTGGCCCAGTGGCCCCATGCAGCCTTGGTGAGTGAGGGGCTCACAGACAGCCCTTAGGCACCCCTCGCTGTGGCTTGGCCCCAGGGCTCAGGCCTGCTCATGTCACTGCCCCTGGCGCCTTGTCAGGGCCACTGGACTGGCATCCAGACAGCCCTCGGGAGGATGGTACTGGGGGGCTTGGCTGGCCCCAGGCCTTCTCCTAGAATAAGGAGTTTACACACAGGCCTGCAGCCTTTTGACTCTATTAGCACTGTGATGTACAACGTAAGCAGGTCACCTGACAAGCTTCATGGTGTCCTGGTTACCTACTGCACACGCCCCTGGAATACAGTTTATAAACCTGTGACATGAGCAGGACGTGGTGGGGACAGCTCATCTCTGCTACAGCCCATGTCACCTGGGGAAGCAGCCATCTGCAGACTCATCAGCACCTGAGCACCCCCCATGTGGCCTCCTCACATGACTGGGGCATCCCATGTCAGTGGGCCAAGTCTCAAGGGCAAACGTTGGGAGAGCACCAgttgcctcctcctcctgcccttgctccaggatcacacagcgTCACTTCTGCTTCTTCCCATGCTGGAAGTTGAGCTACGTTCCAGGGGCAGAGCATCAAAAGCCTTGGTGGACAGGTTTTAAGACCACCACACTTGTCTGCCACCCTATGAGATTCTCCACAGGTCCTGGGAAGGGCAGGCCTGCTGTGTGCACGTGGCCCAAGCAGAGGAGGTGTGGGCCTCCATGCCCTAAGTGACTTTTGAGAGAGTTCAGCACATGTGGTTTTCTGGGAATGGGGCAAGCATGTCCCGTGTTTGTGCAGACAGCAGGCCTGTTTCCTTGCTGGGGTGGCTGTGGGAGGGCAGCCAATATGGTCACTGCCAGTATCTGCAAACAGAGGCCTATAGAGCAAGTGCTCAGTGCCAAGAGGCAGTTGTGCCACATGGGGAGCTTGCCGGGATGCCGTCCTGGGGGGCctcagccacagccacagcctgATGCACGCTCAGGAAAAGCTCTTCACAGTTGGGACAGGCAAATGAGAATAAGATGCACAGAATAAGAGCCATAGCCAACAGACACGGCCGGTTTTATTGAAAACACAGCCAGGTTTTCCTTGGGACTGGTCAGTGAGGCCCCAGCAGACTcaaggagggaggtgagggatGGGCGAGCCACGGCCCAGACCCACTGGGGAATGCAGGCAGGTGACCAGGATGCTGGTGGCCGGCAGCAGAGAGGCACTCTCACCCCCCACCAGGCACAGACTACAGCTGGAGGGAAGGGCTGGCCCTGGTCAGTCTCTAAGACATTTCCAGTAGAAAAATAGACCTTTCCCTCAATAAGCAACTTCCCTGGGGGCCTGAAGCCAGGATGGCATCTTCTAGGTTATGTTGGAGTGGTCACATTCTGCTGTAAAGGGACGAAAACACATCATCATCTATAAACAGTTTGGCCAGAGTTAGTCCTTCCAAGGGTCAGGAGCCAGCAGGAACGGGGACTCAGTACCCGGGAGTCCCTAGGCCCATTGGTCACTGATCTGCTGGTAAGCCTGCCTGTCCCTTGTTGGGGCCGCACCTCCGGGAGGCAGCAGCCAGCTGCATCCTGAGAGTGGCCCTGGCCCACTGGCCACCCCCCCTAGGAGAGCAACTGCAGCACCTGCCGGATGCGCTGGGTCTTCCCCTGAGGAAGGGGGTCCATGCCGCCAGCCTCGTCCAACTTCTGCATCAGGGCTTCTGCCTTCTGCACTGTCAGCTCCCGGGCCCGGCCCTGGAGTCCCTCCAGGTAGGCCAGCAGTGTGGAGAAGAGCTCATCAGGAACCTGGGATGGGAAGAGGATTAGGGTGTCAGGGACCAGGCAGGGTAGCGTGTGGAGCGTGAATGCTGAGTAGTGGAGAAACGAGGTGTTCACAGTCTGGCCCCAAGCTCCAGGCAGAACTCCTGGCCCAGCAGCTGCACCCCTGCGCCTGCAAGAGGAACCCCCACCCTTGCACCAGGCCCGCAGAGCTCGGCGGCCAGGTAGCAGCACCCCATCAGCCCCTGGTAT
The sequence above is drawn from the Canis lupus baileyi chromosome 8, mCanLup2.hap1, whole genome shotgun sequence genome and encodes:
- the CHLSN gene encoding protein cholesin isoform X14, giving the protein MYDSNQVPDELFSTLLAYLEGLQGRARELTVQKAEALMQKLDEAGGMDPLPQGKTQRIRQVLQLLS